A region from the Solibacillus sp. FSL H8-0523 genome encodes:
- a CDS encoding Na(+)/H(+) antiporter subunit B, whose product MKVNDVILKTVVRFVVFIVFTLGVYLFFAGHNAPGGGFIGGLVLGSGIVLLYITYDIETVHKGMPFDFKRVAALGVLLATGTAVASLFFDAPFLTQTDGYFDIPLLGEKHLSTVTIFEAGVALTVVGTLVTIILNISEDE is encoded by the coding sequence TTGAAAGTAAATGATGTGATTTTAAAAACCGTTGTACGATTCGTTGTATTCATCGTCTTTACGCTTGGGGTGTATTTGTTCTTTGCTGGACATAATGCACCAGGTGGCGGCTTTATTGGTGGTTTGGTGCTTGGTTCGGGGATTGTACTGCTCTACATTACGTACGATATCGAAACTGTGCATAAAGGAATGCCGTTTGATTTCAAAAGGGTTGCAGCGCTTGGTGTGTTACTTGCGACAGGGACTGCGGTCGCTTCGTTATTTTTTGATGCACCCTTTTTAACACAAACGGATGGCTATTTTGATATTCCGCTACTTGGTGAAAAGCACTTATCAACGGTAACGATTTTTGAAGCGGGAGTGGCGCTGACGGTTGTTGGGACACTTGTGACGATTATTTTAAATATAAGTGAGGATGAATAG
- a CDS encoding Na(+)/H(+) antiporter subunit C, whose protein sequence is MESLMIVLVGILVAVATYLILSRSVLRVIVGTAILSHAVHLLLLTVGGLKKGSVPLLGQGAAPFTDALPQALILTAIVISFAVTAFLLVLAYRMYLTNGSDDLQELGGSSDE, encoded by the coding sequence ATGGAATCATTAATGATTGTGCTTGTTGGCATACTCGTAGCAGTTGCTACTTATTTAATCCTCTCTCGTAGTGTGTTACGTGTCATTGTCGGAACAGCGATTTTGTCACATGCCGTGCACCTTTTATTACTGACGGTAGGTGGCTTGAAAAAAGGAAGTGTACCGCTTTTAGGACAGGGGGCTGCACCGTTTACAGATGCCTTGCCGCAAGCGTTAATTTTAACGGCGATCGTTATTAGTTTTGCGGTAACTGCATTTTTACTTGTCCTTGCGTATCGGATGTATTTAACGAATGGCAGCGATGACTTACAGGAGCTTGGAGGGTCATCAGATGAGTAA
- a CDS encoding Na+/H+ antiporter subunit D, which yields MSNILVLPMIVPIITAALLVFLHDQIKLQRIVSLITMIFVSGVSVVLLQLIQTEGILRLDFSGWLPPFGILFVADSFSVLLVLTSSIVTTICLIYAFSTIGEAREKMYFYPFVLFLIAGVNGSFLTGDIFNLFVCFEVMLLASYALIALGGEKFQLRESLKYVLINVVASWMFLVALAYLYGTVKTLNMAHIAQRVAEVGQEPLLTLVSFIFLLVFALKAGLLLFFWLPGSYSVPPTAVQALFAALLTKVGIYALFRTFTLMFPLQPEITHTVIGVMAGLTILAGCLGALSGKDVRTIASYNVIIGVGFILMALAIGNEEAFAGAVYYLIHDMIAKALLFLLIGTMVMLTGEIVVKNMNGLIRNYPLFGWLFFLTMCGLIGIPPLSGFIGKVLIGQGAVTQGSYVLLALGFGSSIIVLYSLLRIFLASFFGEATISEEDKKPIPTGAYVSFVLLAICMIVLGVGAEGIAVYVNDAAYTLANPSVYIDAILNTNK from the coding sequence ATGAGTAATATATTAGTGTTACCTATGATCGTGCCGATTATTACAGCGGCACTACTTGTATTTTTACATGATCAGATTAAATTACAACGAATCGTAAGTCTGATTACGATGATTTTCGTAAGCGGGGTATCGGTTGTCCTGTTGCAGCTTATTCAAACAGAGGGCATTTTGCGCCTTGATTTTAGTGGCTGGTTACCGCCGTTTGGGATTTTATTTGTGGCGGATTCGTTTTCTGTACTGCTCGTCTTAACGTCGAGTATTGTTACGACCATTTGTTTGATTTATGCGTTTTCGACAATTGGCGAAGCGCGTGAAAAAATGTACTTTTATCCGTTTGTGTTGTTTTTAATTGCAGGGGTAAATGGTTCGTTTTTAACGGGCGATATTTTTAACTTATTCGTTTGTTTTGAAGTCATGCTACTTGCCTCGTATGCGTTAATCGCACTTGGTGGAGAGAAATTCCAGCTACGTGAATCATTAAAATACGTATTGATTAATGTGGTGGCGTCATGGATGTTCTTAGTGGCGTTAGCGTATTTATACGGCACAGTGAAAACGTTAAACATGGCACATATTGCACAGCGTGTAGCAGAGGTTGGGCAAGAGCCGTTATTAACACTTGTGTCGTTTATTTTCTTACTGGTCTTTGCGCTAAAAGCCGGGTTACTGTTATTCTTCTGGCTACCAGGCTCGTATAGTGTGCCGCCAACCGCGGTGCAGGCACTATTTGCCGCACTGTTAACGAAAGTCGGGATCTATGCGTTATTCCGTACCTTTACGCTAATGTTCCCACTACAGCCGGAGATTACACACACGGTGATTGGTGTGATGGCTGGGCTGACGATACTTGCAGGCTGTCTAGGGGCGTTGTCAGGTAAAGATGTTCGAACGATTGCTTCTTATAATGTCATTATTGGCGTCGGCTTTATTTTGATGGCACTTGCGATTGGCAATGAAGAGGCTTTCGCTGGGGCTGTGTATTATTTAATTCATGACATGATCGCAAAGGCGCTATTGTTCTTATTAATTGGCACAATGGTCATGCTGACAGGCGAAATAGTCGTGAAAAACATGAACGGACTCATTCGAAACTATCCGCTATTCGGTTGGCTGTTCTTTTTAACAATGTGTGGACTAATCGGAATTCCGCCACTAAGTGGATTTATCGGCAAAGTGTTAATCGGGCAAGGTGCGGTCACACAAGGTTCTTACGTATTATTAGCGTTAGGCTTTGGCTCTAGTATTATTGTACTGTACTCACTGCTCCGTATTTTCTTAGCCTCTTTCTTTGGGGAAGCGACGATTAGCGAGGAAGATAAAAAGCCGATTCCAACAGGTGCGTATGTGTCGTTTGTACTTTTAGCGATATGCATGATTGTACTAGGTGTTGGCGCGGAGGGAATTGCTGTTTATGTAAATGACGCGGCGTATACGTTAGCCAACCCATCTGTTTATATTGACGCGATTTTAAATACGAATAAGTAA
- a CDS encoding Na+/H+ antiporter subunit E — translation MLGQFIINIFIAALWFLLADDPNADFATFMSGFFVGMLILYAMHRFFGTQFYLRRVLKILKLILLFIQELLLSSVEVLKQVLDPQLKITPGIFTYETCLEGDWQVTALALLLTLTPGSVVMEVSEDGKTFYIHAMDIVESKETVLRSIGKFEMAILEVTQ, via the coding sequence ATGTTAGGACAATTTATTATTAATATATTTATTGCGGCGTTATGGTTTTTATTAGCGGATGACCCGAATGCTGACTTTGCAACATTTATGTCAGGCTTCTTTGTCGGGATGCTGATTTTATATGCGATGCACCGATTTTTCGGTACGCAATTTTACTTACGCCGTGTATTAAAGATTTTGAAGCTCATCCTGTTATTTATTCAAGAGCTATTATTATCGAGCGTCGAGGTGTTAAAGCAAGTGCTAGACCCACAACTTAAAATTACGCCGGGCATCTTTACATATGAAACATGTCTTGAGGGTGATTGGCAAGTAACAGCGTTAGCATTGCTTTTAACGTTAACACCAGGGTCAGTCGTGATGGAAGTATCAGAAGACGGGAAAACGTTTTACATTCACGCCATGGACATTGTGGAATCAAAAGAAACGGTGCTGCGTTCGATAGGGAAATTTGAAATGGCCATCTTGGAGGTGACACAATGA
- a CDS encoding Na(+)/H(+) antiporter subunit F1 translates to MIDLILKASLVLFMVGIALSLVRVIKGPSLPDRAIALDTISVNLISAIAIISIVLKTKAFLEAILILGILSFIGTIAFSKYIERGVIVERKSTD, encoded by the coding sequence ATGATTGATTTAATATTAAAGGCATCATTAGTGTTATTTATGGTAGGGATTGCGTTGTCACTTGTACGTGTGATTAAAGGGCCATCCTTACCAGACCGAGCGATTGCGTTGGATACGATTAGTGTGAATTTGATTTCGGCAATAGCGATTATTTCTATTGTGTTAAAGACGAAAGCATTTTTAGAGGCGATTTTAATTTTAGGGATTTTATCATTTATCGGAACAATCGCATTCTCGAAATACATTGAAAGAGGTGTCATCGTTGAGCGTAAATCAACTGATTGA
- a CDS encoding Na+/H+ antiporter subunit G: MSVNQLIELMAALFILLGAIVSVISAYGMIRLPDVYTRSHAATKSATLSVLLCLFGAFVYFWIHDGYVSIRLILGIVFVFITAPVAGHLVCRAAYRSRVPLAEGSGDDALKPVLFGEEDGEVKSDGEEMK, translated from the coding sequence TTGAGCGTAAATCAACTGATTGAGTTAATGGCGGCACTGTTCATTTTACTTGGCGCGATTGTTAGTGTCATTAGTGCATACGGCATGATTCGCTTGCCAGATGTGTATACGCGCTCACATGCAGCGACGAAAAGTGCGACGTTATCGGTACTATTGTGCTTATTCGGTGCGTTCGTGTATTTTTGGATTCATGATGGCTATGTGAGTATTCGTTTGATTTTAGGGATTGTCTTTGTATTTATTACAGCACCGGTTGCGGGACATTTAGTATGTCGCGCTGCGTATCGTTCACGTGTACCGCTTGCAGAAGGTTCAGGGGATGATGCATTAAAGCCGGTATTGTTTGGAGAAGAAGACGGTGAAGTAAAGTCAGATGGAGAAGAAATGAAATAA
- a CDS encoding GntR family transcriptional regulator → MDFNAQSTTPIYMQLADWLEQEILADRLLPDGKVYSQYQLAEIFNINPATAGKGLTILVEKEILYKKRGLGMFVVADAKQRIIATRKNETLTQLAKELVQEAKRLGVSDEDVISLIQHIQQEG, encoded by the coding sequence TTGGATTTCAACGCGCAAAGTACAACGCCTATTTATATGCAACTTGCAGATTGGTTGGAGCAAGAAATTCTTGCTGACCGTTTACTACCAGATGGCAAAGTGTATTCGCAATATCAGCTCGCCGAAATTTTCAATATTAATCCAGCAACAGCGGGCAAGGGATTAACGATTTTAGTAGAAAAAGAAATTCTATATAAAAAGAGGGGACTTGGGATGTTTGTTGTAGCTGATGCAAAACAGCGGATTATTGCAACGCGTAAAAATGAAACATTAACACAGCTAGCAAAGGAGCTTGTACAAGAAGCCAAGCGTTTAGGTGTTTCGGATGAGGATGTTATTAGCTTAATACAACATATTCAACAGGAGGGGTGA
- a CDS encoding ABC transporter ATP-binding protein, giving the protein MILCEQLQKRYGKKMILANVSFEINEPKIVGLIGRNGVGKSTLLKMLAGHLNASSGTIEVVGKKAFQNLTVAANTILVEAHMTFPSVLTLKEILQNAPKFYPNFALDLAFELLKFSGIADENHHHQLSKGQKAAFNLIYGMASRSAVTLLDEPMNGMDETIRDDMYRVILKDFLAHPRILIISSHYLNEMEHLIEDILLLHEGQVELFAPVDEVQNIAVKLVGQKDQVAPYLAKCDVLLTRENGPLFEAIVRSNDVPLPDNVRQQNLTASDVCKVLTTTKGGSIDDIYRNGESGA; this is encoded by the coding sequence TTGATTTTATGCGAACAACTACAAAAGCGTTATGGGAAAAAAATGATTTTAGCGAATGTGTCTTTTGAAATAAATGAACCAAAAATTGTCGGTTTAATTGGTCGTAATGGGGTCGGCAAGTCGACGTTATTAAAAATGCTTGCAGGCCATCTAAACGCATCGAGTGGCACGATAGAAGTTGTTGGGAAAAAAGCATTTCAAAACTTAACGGTCGCTGCGAATACGATTTTGGTTGAGGCCCACATGACGTTTCCAAGTGTGTTAACGCTAAAAGAAATTTTGCAAAACGCACCGAAGTTTTATCCGAATTTTGCGCTTGATTTAGCGTTTGAACTGTTGAAATTTAGTGGCATTGCGGATGAAAATCATCACCATCAGCTGTCTAAAGGGCAAAAGGCAGCATTCAATTTAATATACGGCATGGCGAGCCGTAGTGCGGTGACGCTACTAGATGAGCCAATGAATGGTATGGACGAAACGATTCGCGATGATATGTATCGTGTGATTTTAAAGGACTTCTTAGCACATCCGCGCATTCTGATTATTTCAAGCCATTACTTAAATGAGATGGAGCATTTAATCGAAGATATTTTGCTACTTCATGAAGGACAGGTTGAGCTTTTTGCGCCGGTAGATGAAGTGCAAAACATCGCCGTAAAGCTTGTTGGGCAAAAGGATCAGGTCGCGCCGTATTTAGCGAAATGTGACGTGCTGTTAACACGGGAAAACGGGCCACTGTTTGAAGCGATTGTGCGCAGTAATGATGTGCCACTACCAGACAATGTGCGCCAGCAAAATTTAACGGCAAGTGACGTGTGTAAAGTATTAACGACGACGAAGGGAGGTTCTATTGATGACATCTATCGTAACGGTGAGTCCGGCGCGTAA
- a CDS encoding silver transporter produces MTSIVTVSPARNVWEQVKWKCQTSSSMFSTIILVHLILGFLTSGGTGSFSTGGSFLSFEARTYTLDVAFLYSIILMLGIGWMLASGALSRDQFSIVTTNQTEVVSTFFFFVLLSIFTFVSSVCMLCISVAIEMLKLNEPLVVENQFFSVSTMAMFIVCMLVASTMGYFIRTVFQFSKVLLGLLTVLLFLLIRMYGVDSWSAVFGTTSAEIIGRSSLYVVLLWGAIFVMRLRREVNR; encoded by the coding sequence ATGACATCTATCGTAACGGTGAGTCCGGCGCGTAATGTATGGGAACAAGTGAAATGGAAGTGTCAGACGAGTAGTTCGATGTTCAGTACGATTATTTTAGTGCATCTTATTTTAGGGTTTCTGACGTCGGGTGGAACCGGTTCATTTTCTACGGGAGGTTCGTTTTTATCATTTGAAGCGCGTACGTATACATTAGACGTAGCGTTTTTATATAGCATTATCCTGATGCTTGGTATTGGCTGGATGCTTGCATCAGGTGCGTTGTCGCGAGATCAGTTTTCAATTGTGACAACGAATCAAACGGAAGTAGTATCGACCTTTTTCTTTTTTGTGCTACTGTCAATTTTTACGTTCGTTTCATCGGTTTGTATGCTTTGTATAAGTGTCGCAATTGAGATGCTGAAACTGAATGAACCGCTTGTGGTCGAAAATCAATTCTTTTCGGTAAGTACAATGGCGATGTTTATTGTTTGTATGCTTGTGGCGAGTACAATGGGTTACTTTATCCGTACGGTGTTTCAGTTTTCAAAGGTGCTACTTGGTTTACTCACAGTTCTGCTATTTTTACTCATTCGCATGTACGGCGTAGATAGTTGGAGTGCTGTATTTGGGACAACGAGTGCAGAAATTATTGGGCGTAGTAGCTTGTATGTCGTCTTATTATGGGGTGCGATTTTTGTTATGCGCCTACGTCGAGAGGTGAATCGTTGA
- a CDS encoding glucose-6-phosphate isomerase, with protein sequence MSMVLIITMVPAVFIVLLGIFMAKFRIWKPKRTFYFVITYALCGLVAFTYLLIASKDMDQAQSKDVIVQQLAENEEMTERLKMRDFTVLKQEQLQFTEMFEPSAEDVTVNRDGGLRHIHTVINWVDTPENTITASYYETPIYIKRVYMTPYVKAPEITFENNTIFIKDKESRITRKTINMSLEMLNDERWNDRTDEFVGNRILYLNVPKQFNIIDSGGWY encoded by the coding sequence ATGAGTATGGTTTTAATAATTACGATGGTGCCGGCTGTTTTTATCGTTTTACTAGGCATTTTTATGGCGAAATTTCGTATTTGGAAGCCGAAGCGCACATTTTATTTTGTAATTACTTATGCACTTTGTGGACTTGTGGCGTTTACGTATTTACTCATTGCGTCAAAGGATATGGATCAGGCACAATCAAAGGATGTAATTGTGCAGCAACTCGCTGAAAATGAAGAAATGACGGAGCGGTTAAAAATGCGTGATTTTACGGTGCTAAAACAAGAGCAGTTACAATTCACGGAAATGTTTGAACCAAGTGCTGAAGATGTTACAGTGAATCGTGATGGGGGGCTACGCCACATTCATACGGTCATTAACTGGGTAGATACCCCAGAGAATACCATTACCGCGAGCTATTACGAAACACCGATTTACATAAAGCGTGTTTATATGACGCCCTATGTAAAGGCTCCAGAGATTACGTTTGAAAATAATACAATCTTTATAAAAGACAAGGAAAGTCGCATTACGAGGAAGACAATTAATATGTCATTGGAAATGCTTAACGACGAAAGATGGAATGATCGAACGGATGAATTCGTCGGAAATCGTATTTTATACTTGAATGTTCCGAAGCAGTTCAATATCATTGATAGCGGTGGGTGGTATTAA
- a CDS encoding metallophosphoesterase translates to MKKLLKLIVLIVGIYVFLYVNNNWLVTTELVYESEKIPQSFDGFRITQITDLHDATFGENQSRLVEKVRATNPDAIFLTGDLVDSRRYDLDNSLQAVAQFVDIADVYYVLGNHEVALNLTDEIYAALMDLGVHVLPNESVTIERNGERIVALGIEDPLMGQNVDESIEAARNNVGTDSFTMLLSHRPEQFETYIEKEVDLVFTGHAHGGQIRLPFIGGLVAPTQGIFPTYTAGVFEEKETTMIISRGLGNSLFPFRIFNLPEIITVKLQAK, encoded by the coding sequence TTGAAAAAGTTACTAAAACTTATTGTATTAATAGTAGGGATTTATGTATTTTTATATGTAAATAACAATTGGCTTGTGACGACGGAGCTAGTGTACGAGTCTGAAAAGATTCCACAAAGCTTTGATGGTTTTCGCATTACGCAAATAACGGATTTACATGATGCCACATTTGGTGAAAATCAATCACGGTTAGTTGAAAAAGTACGGGCTACCAATCCAGATGCGATTTTTTTAACTGGTGATTTAGTCGATAGTAGACGCTATGATTTGGATAATAGCTTGCAGGCGGTTGCGCAGTTTGTAGACATTGCGGATGTTTATTACGTGCTTGGAAATCATGAGGTTGCACTAAATTTAACAGATGAAATTTATGCGGCCCTAATGGATTTAGGCGTGCACGTCTTACCGAATGAGTCAGTAACGATTGAGCGTAACGGGGAACGCATCGTTGCTCTCGGTATTGAAGATCCGTTAATGGGACAAAATGTCGATGAGTCGATTGAGGCAGCACGAAACAACGTAGGAACCGATTCCTTCACGATGCTGTTATCACACCGACCTGAGCAATTCGAAACGTATATCGAAAAAGAAGTAGATTTAGTGTTTACCGGGCATGCGCACGGTGGCCAAATTCGTTTGCCGTTTATCGGAGGGCTTGTAGCACCAACACAAGGCATATTCCCAACGTATACAGCGGGTGTGTTTGAAGAAAAGGAAACGACGATGATTATTAGTCGTGGATTAGGTAATAGTCTGTTTCCGTTTCGTATCTTTAACTTGCCCGAAATCATTACTGTAAAATTGCAAGCAAAATAA
- a CDS encoding methyl-accepting chemotaxis protein has protein sequence MKNWGIGAKLTASIITLLTLTCAVLGVTSYLNSHTALERQVHDNLQSKAEDLSQYVEEFFKRTNTEVEGIAEQDVIRNMNFAEQKAYLQKRLASSEDYLEFAIVDADGIAHYLDDSTTDLADRAYIKAAFAGETAMSDTLISRVTNEPVVMIATPIDTATGEKALLLARMDGYFLSNVLNEIVVGETGYAFLVNKDGTIQSHTNAEFVKNQMNFISEAQETGNSTAEAKAIEEIISNDRGFYEFKHSDGDNRFLGYYTLTNGWKMAVMAKEDEMFVSLETMRLFILLSTVVVLIIGLIFAILVSRGISRPIRAVVKVSEFIGQGDFTHKPNAHHQKRRDELGVLARSLNQVVENMHMMITKVQTSSSNVNEASCELMGDVAKVTDNAQVIARSIDEVERGSISQAHVAEESAGTMGQMAIGIQQVAEVAGTVSQHTEFIETKVRDGYNAVRHSIAQMNAIQSGTATEIDVIHKLKKESSEIGLISKMITDISDQTNLLALNASIEAARAGEAGKGFAVVAGEVRKLSEQTADSAAQINALIQKVQQYTEQAVQAAEFGEENVALGLASIHQLEERFGEIVEAVTEIATEIEHLSGSAQEMSANTEEVSASMEEMSASVTSAAGYVKDVGVSASGQLQTVDQMKKQADQLSQMASDLQVATQQFKL, from the coding sequence ATGAAAAATTGGGGGATTGGTGCGAAACTAACGGCATCGATTATCACATTATTAACATTAACATGTGCAGTTTTAGGGGTAACAAGTTATTTAAATAGCCATACGGCGTTAGAAAGACAGGTTCACGATAATTTACAGTCAAAAGCAGAGGACCTATCGCAATATGTAGAAGAGTTCTTTAAGCGTACGAATACTGAAGTAGAGGGAATTGCGGAGCAGGATGTTATTCGTAATATGAATTTTGCTGAGCAAAAAGCGTATTTACAGAAGCGTTTAGCATCAAGTGAAGATTATTTAGAGTTTGCGATTGTCGATGCAGATGGAATCGCCCATTATTTAGATGATTCTACGACAGATTTAGCAGACCGTGCATACATAAAAGCGGCATTTGCTGGTGAAACAGCGATGTCAGATACGTTGATTAGTCGTGTAACGAACGAGCCGGTTGTAATGATTGCCACGCCAATCGATACAGCAACAGGTGAAAAAGCCTTATTATTAGCTCGTATGGACGGTTACTTTTTATCAAACGTCTTAAATGAAATTGTTGTTGGAGAAACGGGTTATGCGTTCTTAGTAAATAAAGACGGGACCATCCAATCTCATACAAATGCGGAATTTGTAAAAAATCAAATGAATTTCATTTCGGAAGCACAGGAAACAGGAAATTCAACAGCCGAAGCGAAAGCGATTGAAGAAATTATCTCAAATGACCGAGGCTTTTATGAATTTAAGCATTCGGACGGTGATAATCGCTTTTTAGGGTACTACACCTTAACGAACGGTTGGAAGATGGCGGTTATGGCAAAGGAAGATGAAATGTTCGTTAGTTTAGAGACTATGCGTCTATTCATTTTACTTTCAACTGTTGTCGTTTTAATTATTGGACTTATTTTTGCCATTCTTGTATCGAGAGGTATTAGCCGCCCAATTCGCGCGGTAGTGAAAGTAAGTGAATTTATTGGTCAAGGTGATTTTACGCATAAACCAAATGCACATCATCAAAAGCGTCGTGATGAACTAGGGGTTTTAGCGCGTTCGTTAAACCAAGTAGTAGAGAATATGCATATGATGATTACAAAAGTGCAAACAAGCTCAAGTAACGTAAATGAAGCGTCATGCGAACTAATGGGCGATGTAGCAAAAGTTACTGATAATGCACAAGTCATTGCGCGCTCAATCGATGAAGTCGAGCGTGGTTCAATCAGTCAGGCACATGTCGCAGAAGAAAGTGCGGGTACGATGGGTCAAATGGCGATTGGCATTCAACAGGTTGCTGAAGTGGCAGGCACGGTTTCACAGCATACGGAGTTTATTGAAACAAAGGTACGTGATGGCTACAATGCGGTGCGTCACTCGATTGCACAAATGAATGCGATTCAAAGTGGTACCGCAACAGAAATCGATGTCATTCATAAATTAAAAAAGGAATCATCAGAAATCGGCTTAATTTCAAAAATGATTACCGACATTTCGGATCAAACGAATTTACTGGCATTAAATGCATCGATTGAGGCAGCACGTGCAGGTGAGGCGGGTAAAGGCTTCGCGGTTGTTGCAGGGGAAGTACGTAAATTATCTGAGCAAACAGCGGATTCAGCAGCACAAATTAATGCACTGATTCAAAAGGTGCAGCAGTACACAGAACAAGCGGTGCAAGCTGCAGAATTTGGTGAAGAAAATGTCGCACTTGGTTTGGCGTCGATTCATCAATTAGAAGAGCGTTTTGGTGAAATTGTCGAAGCCGTTACGGAAATTGCAACTGAAATCGAGCATTTAAGCGGTTCGGCACAGGAAATGAGTGCCAACACAGAAGAGGTTTCAGCTTCGATGGAAGAAATGTCGGCTTCGGTTACATCCGCTGCAGGCTATGTAAAGGATGTAGGCGTTTCGGCATCTGGCCAATTACAAACAGTCGATCAGATGAAAAAACAAGCAGATCAATTATCTCAGATGGCGAGCGACTTACAAGTTGCTACGCAGCAGTTTAAATTATAA
- a CDS encoding rhodanese-like domain-containing protein: protein MEQWITWIALVLMAIMIFRFMPKKGVKYISTKELQPLLERGDVVFVDVRSASEYKEAHIPNFINRPVGSYLGDLPKDKPIVVICQSGVRSNKACKELVKLGYTDVTNVRRGMNGLKAA, encoded by the coding sequence ATGGAACAATGGATTACATGGATTGCGCTAGTTTTAATGGCAATCATGATTTTTCGCTTTATGCCGAAAAAGGGCGTGAAGTATATTTCAACGAAGGAGCTACAGCCGCTGCTTGAACGAGGGGATGTCGTGTTTGTCGATGTGCGTTCGGCAAGTGAATATAAAGAGGCGCATATTCCCAACTTTATTAATCGCCCAGTCGGTAGCTATTTAGGTGATTTACCGAAGGACAAGCCGATTGTGGTCATTTGTCAGAGTGGTGTGCGCAGTAATAAAGCGTGTAAGGAGCTTGTGAAGCTTGGGTATACAGACGTAACGAATGTACGTCGCGGGATGAATGGCTTAAAGGCAGCGTAA
- a CDS encoding DHHA1 domain-containing protein, which produces MKDLLYYQDATISEFHATVVKTGSEEGRNYIVLDNTAFYPTGGGQPHDTGWISGIEISDVEKVDDEIRHYTAADVSNISGEISAKLNWVRRFDHMQQHTGQHILTAAFVELFDLATTSFHLGTELVTIDLNTTDVTEAQLAAAEQRANEIILENRPVETKWVTKEDLVNYNLRKDVIVDEDIRLVIIPEFDYNGCGGTHPTSTGQVGLLKILATEKMKQQIRVHFVCGQRVLQQLAMRKNVLSDVARQLSAPEEQAADAMRKFATAAKQTEKNLKDAQDALLQYEAQALASEVIAARTFENRSIQELQKLARFITEHNEQAIALLVATNDDKLQFVAARGKAHTTSMKTISAAALPLINGKGGGNDALVQGGGEKGITADALLQAMKDSL; this is translated from the coding sequence ATGAAGGATTTATTATATTACCAAGATGCGACGATTTCCGAGTTTCACGCAACCGTCGTCAAAACAGGCAGTGAGGAAGGCCGTAACTACATCGTGTTAGACAACACCGCTTTTTACCCAACTGGTGGTGGTCAACCGCATGATACAGGCTGGATTTCTGGTATCGAAATTAGCGACGTTGAAAAAGTGGATGATGAAATTCGTCATTATACAGCAGCGGACGTGTCGAATATTTCCGGGGAAATTTCTGCCAAGCTCAACTGGGTGCGTCGATTCGACCATATGCAACAGCATACCGGCCAGCACATTTTAACCGCCGCTTTTGTCGAGCTCTTTGATCTAGCAACAACGAGCTTCCACCTAGGCACAGAGCTTGTGACAATTGATTTAAACACAACTGACGTGACAGAAGCGCAATTAGCGGCCGCTGAACAACGTGCCAACGAAATTATTTTAGAAAACCGTCCAGTTGAAACAAAATGGGTAACAAAAGAAGACTTAGTCAACTACAACTTACGTAAAGATGTAATTGTCGACGAAGACATTCGCTTAGTCATTATTCCCGAGTTCGATTACAATGGCTGCGGTGGGACGCACCCAACGTCTACTGGACAAGTTGGTCTACTGAAAATTTTAGCAACTGAAAAAATGAAACAGCAAATTCGCGTTCATTTTGTATGCGGCCAGCGCGTACTCCAGCAACTTGCCATGCGTAAAAACGTACTTTCAGATGTCGCACGCCAACTAAGCGCACCTGAAGAGCAAGCAGCTGACGCGATGCGTAAATTCGCGACAGCTGCAAAGCAAACCGAGAAAAACTTAAAAGACGCTCAGGACGCACTGCTACAATACGAAGCACAAGCGCTAGCAAGTGAAGTAATTGCCGCGCGTACATTTGAAAACCGTTCGATTCAAGAGTTACAAAAGCTCGCACGCTTCATTACTGAGCACAACGAACAAGCGATTGCGCTACTTGTCGCAACAAATGACGACAAATTACAATTCGTTGCAGCACGCGGGAAAGCTCATACGACATCGATGAAAACCATCTCAGCAGCCGCGCTACCGCTTATTAACGGCAAAGGCGGCGGCAATGATGCACTCGTTCAAGGTGGCGGCGAAAAAGGAATCACAGCTGACGCCTTACTACAAGCAATGAAAGATAGCCTGTAA